A genomic window from Fusarium falciforme chromosome 2, complete sequence includes:
- a CDS encoding FAD-binding PCMH-type domain-containing protein, which yields MYSGILASTLIGVALADPRCKNHPLNPNWPSIDDWNTLNRSTNGALIRTNPVESSCFNNNSAVNCDHVQENWFYSDLHSSLPESIGYPYWANRSCVPPNDYAYDKALGCELGGLPAQRNIRIVVKGTGHDLSGRSSGAHSLSIWTYHLRNLGFDTHWTHPLSNNTENAVILGSGSTWGEVLAAAAKTGRTVISGQDGTVGLGGSIGGGGHGPLSSHYGLSADHVLQATVVTTEGEILVANDAQNQDLLRAIRGGGPGLYGIMVEYVLRTVPLPNNVVMSTLSMSIIQNQTAAAAQGSWTAFGTFVSSVPDLMDAGITGYGFGVAQENMGIELAMTLWSYNTTAAAFKPLLESARQTMLADVASQTILVVVLEPTVLPTYLSLFDVLNPSRNRCGDISLTSSRLLGRRHLSDIPLDELRTHLQKISKAQVEGRQTRLVLGLQGGLGPRSVQNEMRGALSPAWRRAYLHLMATGVDINTRALLPQNALAAAAALAEGNKEAVWREWAPDTGAYINEANPFARNFQQDFYGGNCERLVQIKEKYDPTASLYALSGIGSHDWDYNLDSGLLCRV from the exons ATGTACTCGGGAATTCTTGCCAGTACCCTTATCGGCGTCGCCCTGGCGGACCCAAGATGCAAAAATCATCCACTCAACCCCAACTGGCCCAGTATCGACGACTGGAACACCCTCAACCGGTCCACAAACGGGGCCTTGATCAGGACCAACCCAGTCGAATCTTCGTGCTTCAACAACAATTCGGCCGTCAACTGCGACCATGTCCAGGAGAACTGGTTCTATTCCGACCTTCACTCTTCCCTTCCCGAGTCAATTGGCTATCCGTACTGGGCCAATAGGTCATGTGTGCCCCCAAACGACTACGCCTATGACAAGGCGCTTGGCTGTGAATTGGGCGGTCTGCCAGC CCAGCGAAACATACGAATTGTTGTCAAAGGCACCGGCCACGATCTGAGCGGCAG ATCCAGCGGTGCCCACTCGTTGTCCATCTGGACGTATCACCTGCGCAACCTCGGCTTCGATACGCACTGGACACATCCATTGAGTAACAATACAGAGAATGCCGTCATCTTGGGCAGTGGAAGTACCTGGGGCGAGGTGCTGGCAGCCGCAGCAAAGACCGGGAGGACCGTCATCAGTGGGCAAGACGGTACAGTCGGCCTCGGAGGCTCCATCGGAGGCGGGGGTCATGGTCCTCTATCGAGCCACTACGGTCTTTCAGCAGATCACGTTCTGCAGGCGACCGTAGTCACCACTGAGGGCGAGATCCTCGTAGCCAACGATGCCCAGAACCAAGACCTGTTGCGGGCCATCCGAGGCGGCGGGCCAGGTCTGTACGGCATCATGGTCGAGTATGTGTTGCGGACTGTGCCTCTTCCTAACAATGTGGTGATGAGCACTCTCTCCATGTCCATCATCCAGAACCAAACGGCTGCGGCCGCTCAAGGCTCGTGGACTGCGTTTGGCACCTTCGTAAGCTCAGTCCCGGATCTAATGGATGCTGGCATAACAGGATACGGTTTTGGGGTAGCACAAGAGAACATGGGCATCGAGCTGGCCATGACACTCTGGAGCTACAACACCACCGCGGCCGCATTTAAACCACTCCTGGAATCTGCGCGACAAACCATGCTTGCCGACGTTGCAAGCCAGACTATATTAGTCGTAGTCTTGGAACCTACCGTGCTGCCAACATACCTGTCCCTCTTTGACGTTCTGAACCCGTCTCGCAACCGCTGTGGAGACATCAGCCTGACCTCTAGCCGCCTGCTAGGCCGCCGTCACCTGTCGGACATTCCTTTGGACGAATTACGAACCCACCTCCAAAAGATATCAAAAGCTCAGGTCGAGGGGCGACAGACCAGACTGGTCTTGGGCCTCCAAGGTGGTCTGGGGCCCAGAAGTGTCCAGAACGAGATGCGAGGCGCCCTGAGCCCGGCATGGCGAAGGGCCTACCTACACCTCATGGCCACCGGAGTCGATATTAACACTAGGGCATTGTTGCCTCAAaatgccctcgccgccgccgccgcgttGGCAGAGGGGAACAAGGAAGCTGTCTGGCGAGAGTGGGCGCCAGACACGGGTGCATACATCAATGAGGCCAACCCATTCGCAAGAAATTTCCAGCAGGACTTCTATGGGGGCAACTGTGAGCGTCTGGTtcagatcaaggagaagtaTGACCCCACCGCCAGCTTATATGCGCTTTCAGGTATTGGAAGCCATGATTGGGACTATAACCTGGATAGTGGACTTCTCTGTCGTGTATGA
- a CDS encoding MYND-type zinc finger protein samB encodes MTPANTFETHIGRFYGLGMLRLCRSDNIGLRDIMPTMMLRLDLDQEYYDFVKWWATCGPDGHYDWGDMTLPHLDIHGADAFEDIDFLEQYSALNHIIAILLLKLKLLVDIRHLKITHKILALRHVPESSESLLRTEAKLLNQARQLSDALIRANDSFMYYLFDPDEALCARPEAYTFGSWEEMALAMQNSYAAWWETEGVLDLLNEARASAARASGRDIDITTAQKSDSREAEEMLVDISVNRIWQHLDDVVENASYLGP; translated from the exons ATGACCCCCGCCAACACCTTTGAGACGCATATCGGCCGCTTCTATGGCCTC GGTATGCTGAGGCTATGCCGGAGCGATAACATAGGGCTACGGGACATTATGCCGACCATGATGCTACGGCTGGATCTCGACCAGGAGTACTATGATTTTGTCAAGTGGTGGGCGACGTGTGGCCCAGATGGACATTACGACTGGGGCGATATGACCCTACCTCATCTCGATATTCACGGGGCCGATGCCTTTGAAGATATAGATTTCCTCGAGCAATATTCAGCGTTGAACCACATTATTGCTATTCTACTGCTAAAACTAAAGCTGCTCGTTGATATTCGTCACCTCAAGATAACGCACAAAATCCTTGCCCTACGCCACGTCCC AGAATCCTCCGAGTCGCTCCTCAGAACAGAGGCGAAGCTCTTGAACCAGGCCCGCCAGCTCAGTGACGCCCTAATTAGAGCCAACGACAGCTTCATGTACTACCTCTTCGACCCAGACGAAGCACTCTGTGCTAGACCAGAAGCATACACATTCGGCTCATGGGAAGAAATGGCCCTTGCGATGCAGAACTCATACGCCGCATGGTGGGAGACGGAAGGCGTGCTAGACCTGCTAAACGAAGCACGAGCGAGTGCGGCGCGAGCCTCAGGCCGTGACATTGACATCACGACAGCACAGAAGTCAGATAGCCGGGAAGCGGAAGAGATGTTGGTGGATATAAGCGTTAATCGGATTTGGCAACACCTCGATGACGTAGTCGAGAACGCCTCATACCTAGGTCCCTAG
- a CDS encoding HET domain-containing protein gives MRLLNANTFQLEQFYDNDIPPYAILSHTWTKDEVSFQEFSTLSWDDPRLEKTVGCCKQALQDDLTYVWVDTFCIDKASSAELSEAINSMYKWYGDSTVCYVYLSDVHPGNDDDSFSESRWFTRGWTLQELLAPGYVRFFDSSWISIEKPGRDDDLSQELSNITSISVAALQHEVDVGSVSVAEKMSWAAERETTRSEDIAYSLLGIFGINMPLLYGEGGKRAFIRLQEEIISQSYDHTIFSWGFDRGPTHGGIFATSPLDFAGCGDIVPISIGHKSHYTVTNLGVQIRLPVMTVQNGVQYAFFDATRGQRHGLVMSIPLFYADGTGDDEDILPSHDETTISFQKLLSRSREKSAPVYPIRG, from the exons ATGAGGCTACTCAATGCAAATACCTTCCAGCTGGAACAATTCTACGATAATGACATTCCCCCTTATGCAATCCTCTCTCACACATGGACCAAAGATGAAGTCTCCTTTCAAGAGTTCTCAACTCTGTCCTGGGACGACCCCAGACTCGAAAAGACAGTTGGCTGCTGTAAGCAAGCCCTCCAGGACGATCTTACGTATGTGTGGGTCGACACATTTTGcatcgacaaggccagcagCGCTGAGCTATCCGaagccatcaactccatgTACAAGTGGTATGGTGACTCCACCGTCTGTTACGTCTACCTCAGCGACGTCCATCCGGGTAACGATGACGATTCTTTCAGTGAGAGCCGCTGGTTCACGCGGGGATGGACTCTACAAGAACTCCTGGCGCCTGGATATGTCAGGTTCTTTGATTCCTCGTGGATAAGCATTG AGAAGCCAGGGCGCGATGATGACCTGTCTCAAGAGCTCTCAAACATCACCAGCATATCGGTCGCTGCCCTCCAGCATGAGGTGGATGTGGGTAGCGTCAGCGTGGCTGAGAAGATGTCGTGGGCCGCTGAGCGTGAGACTACGCGCTCCGAGGACATAGCATACTCTTTGCTTGGCATCTTTGGTATCAACATGCCTCTTCTGTATGGCGAAGGGGGCAAGCGTGCATTCATTCGGCTGCAGGAGGAAATTATCAGTCAGAGCTATGACCACACTATCTTCTCATGGGGCTTCGACAGGGGACCGACGCATGGTGGAATTTTCGCCACCTCCCCCTTGGACTTTGCTGGGTGCGGCGATATCGTGCCTATAAGCATTGGGCACAAGTCTCACTACACGGTGACAAATCTTGGAGTCCAGATTCGGCTCCCCGTGATGACTGTCCAAAATGGAGTTCAGTACGCCTTCTTTGATGCCACAAGGGGACAGAGGCACGGGCTGGTCATGTCCATTCCGTTATTCTACGCAGATGGCActggggatgatgaggacaTTCTT CCAAGCCACGACGAGACAACTATATCTTTCCAAAAGCTCCTCAGTCGAAGTAGAGAGAAATCGGCGCCAGTATACCCTATTCGTGGCTAA